CAGATGCCCGCGCAGGAACCGTTCGATTTTCTCCTGAATATAATCCGTGGGCTCCGCTGATTGCGTCCACTCGTCCTCCAGCGCGTGATCGCGGAACCCGCCGAGCGCGATCGAGCCGTCCGCGAGCTGCTGCCAATACTCGTAGCCGTAGCGCCAGTAGACCGCACGCGGCAGACTCACTTCGCGCGTCGGCGCCGTCGCGAGCATCTGCAACCGCGCCGTGCGCACGCGCCCCGCCAGCTCCGGAAAAATCCGCTCCAACCGCCCGTCCACCGCCACGATCACCGTGTCCGCCACGACCACGCCCGCATCGGACACGACCTGCCCAGGCACGAGTTTTTTCAACGGCGAGCGCTCGAACAACCGCACGCCCTGCTCGCGCAACCGCCGCGCCACGGCGCGCACCCGCGCGAGCGGCTGAAACACGCCATCCGTCGGCAGCAACAACCCCTCGCCCTCCGGCCCGCGATACCACTCGACCGGAAAACCGTCGGCCTGCAACGCCGCCAGATGCGCGCGACAATCCTCCATCTCCGCCGGCGTCGCCGCGATGCGCAGCGAGCCGTTCAGTTTGAACACGCCTGGCAACGCCGCCGCCTGCCGCTGGATTTCCTCCGCCGTCGCGCGATAGATCCCCGCCGCCACTTCGCTTCCGAACTGCGCCACGGTGTCGTGATAAAACTTCGCCAACCCGGCCAGCACGAACCCGCCGTTGCGCCCCGCCGCGCCCGCACCCGCGCCGCGCGCGTCGATGCCGACCGCCTCCACGCCGCGCGCGCGCAACTCCTCCAGCGCCGCCAGCCCCGATCCGCCCAAGCCCACAACGCACACATCCGCCCGCACGACGCCCTCCAACTGCGGCAGCGGCTCCCACGGCGCATCGTCCCAGATCGGCTTGTTCACGCGCCGCATCCTGCCGCCCGCCCGCCCCCACGCAAGCCCGCCGCAACAAACACCTCATCGCCGCCCGCCCCGAAGGAATCTAGCGTAATACGCTAGCTTGCCTGGAGCGCTTGGTCTCCGGTCGCCGCTGGCGGCCCAGCCAGGCCAGCAATTCAAGGGTTCGCTCCGCGTCGGGCATGGCCTGCGCATTCACGAAAAACTCGGTCATGCGGGCTGGATCGAGGGACAGTTCGCGCGCCAAGAGCGCCTTCGCACCGCGCGATCTCAGGTGCCCTCGCACCGCTTCTCGCAGCGCAAGCCAAAGCGGCGTCTCGACTCCCGGACGCAACGTCGCGCCGCGCGACCGCGGTGCCGGTTGCAGCCGCTGGCGCAAATGGCGCGCCAGTGCGACCGCCGCCGTCTCCAACGATGATGCCAATACGTCCACTCCCCTTAGCTTCGCCGGTCGGTAGTTTTGCATTCTAGCGTATTACGCTAGATTTGCTCCGGCTGACAAGCCGGGGGAAACACGGAGGCCCGGGGAGGCGGGGTATGCTTTCGCGTTTGCGGCAGACGGAGAATCACAAACGCTCGGCGCGTGTCGTTTTCAGAAAACCATGCCCGCGCCGCCGCACTGGATCGCACCGATCCGCTGGCGCGTTTTCGAGCGGAGTTCCACCTGCCGGCAGGACAGATCTACCTCGACGGCAACTCGCTCGGGCTGCTCTCGCGGCCCGCAGAAGCCGCCGCGCGTCGCGTGCTCGACGAGTGGCGCACGCTCGGCATCGGCGGCTGGACCGACGCCGCGACGCCGTGGGTTTCATTCAGCGAAACAATCGCCGCGCAACTCGCCCCACTCCTCGGCGCTGCGCCTGACGAGGTCGGCGTGACCGGCTCCACGACAAGCAACCTCCACCAGTTGCTCGCAACGCTGTTCGATCCTGCCCACGCATCACGGCGCGTCATCCTCGGTGATGAGCTGAATTTCCCCTCCGACGCCCACGCGATCGCGAGCCATCTTCGCCTGCGCGGCCTCGACCCCGCGACGCACTACCGCGAGGTGCGCAGTCGCGACGGGCGCACGCTACGCGAAGACGACATCATCGCCGCGTTCGCGCCGGACGTGCAGGTCGCCGTGCTGCCGTCCGTGCTCTTCACGAGCGGGCAACTGCTCGATCTCGCCCGCCTCACGCGTGAGGTGCACGCGCGCGGCATCCTGATCGGGTTCGACTGCTCGCACTCCGTCGGCGCGGTGCCGCACAACCTCGACGCGGACGACGTCGATTTCGCGTTCTGGTGTTCCTACAAATATCTCAACGCCGGCCCCGGCGCGGTGGGCGGGCTTTACCTGAACCGCCGCCACCACACCCGCGCGCCCGGCCTGGCCGGCTGGTGGGGCGTGGCACCCGGCCGACGCTTCGCCATGTCACACACGCACGAGGCCGAGACCGGCGCAGCGGCGTTGCACGTCGGCACACCGCACATCCTGAGCGTGGCACCGTTGCAAGGCGCGTTGGAGCTTTTCACGGCGGCGGGCGGCATCGCTCCGCTGCGGGAAAAATCCCTCGCCCTCACCGCCTGGCTCATCGAACTCGCCGACACGCACCTCGCGCCGCTCGGATTCTCCGTCGTGACGCCCCGCGAGCCCGCGCGCCGCGGCGGCCACGTGTCGCTCGCGCACCCCGAGGCGTGGCGCCTTTGCCAGGCGCTGAAGGCCGCGGGCATCGTGCCGGACTTCCGCCCGCCCGACGTGGTGCGGCTTGCGCCGACCGCGCTCTACAATTCCTACAGCGATTGCGTTGCGGCCATCGAGCGGCTCCACCACATCGCCCACACCCGCAGCTACGAAACCTTCCCCGCGCAACGCGGCAGCGTCACATGAAACTGATCGACATTTCCCGTCCCCTGCAAAACGGCATGGTCGTCTGGCCAGGCGACACCGCGACCGAGTTTTCTTTCGCCGCCACCAAGGCCGGCGGCTACTCGGCCAACGTCGGCCGCCTCGTCACGAGCATGCACGCGGGCACGCACGTCGATGCGCCGTATCACTTCGCCGATGCCGGCGCGAAGATCGACGAGGTTCCCCTCGACGCCTACGTCGGGCCGGCGCGCGTGATCGACGCGCGCGGACGCGACGAGCTCACGCCCGAGCTCTTCGCGCCGTTCGACTGGGCCGCGACGCCGCGCGCGCTCATTCGCACCGATTGCTGGAAAAATCCCGCCGCGTTTCCGGCCGGCTGGCCGCGCTACGCGCCGGGGCTGCCCGCCTGGCTCGGCGCACACGGCGTGCGGCTCATCGGCATGGATTTTCCCTCCGTCGACCAGCCGACGAGCAAGGACCTGCCCACGCACCACGCGCTCGAAGCCGCACGCGTGCTCATCCTGGAAAACCTCGACCTGCACGCCGTCGATCCCGGCGTCTACGAGCTCATCGCGCTGCCGCTGAAGGTGCGTGGCGGCGATGGCTCGCCCGTGCGCGCGGTGCTGCGGTGCGATTGACGCGGCGCACCCGCCTGCGCGCGGGCCGCCGCTTCAGCGCGCGCCGAAAAACTCCCAGCAAAGCACGGCCGCGGCCGCGGAGACGTTGAGCGACTCGACCGTCTCGGCGCCGGGAATCTTCACCAACCGGTCGCACGCCGCCGCGACGGTGGGCGCGATGCCCTTTTCCTCGTTGCCCAGCACGATCGCCGGCGGCCGCGGCAGACCGCGATCGCGCACTTCGCGCGGCGAGAGCTGCGTGCCGCGCAGGCTGGTGCCGACGAGGTAGTGGGAGCGCTTCAAGGTCGCGCAAAAGTCCGGCAGCGACGGCACGCGGAAGAACTCCACGAACTCCATGCCGCCCTCGGCCACGCGATAGGCGGCCTCGCTGGGCAGAGCCTGGCCGGGCGCATCGGGGATCACGATCGCGCGCACGCCGAAATACGCCGCACTGCGCACGATGGCGCCGAGATTGTTGGCGTTGCTCACGCGGTCGAGGAGCAGCAGCGGCGCCTTCGCCTGCGCCCACGCCGCGAGCACGTCGGGCGTCACGCGGCACAGCGGTCGCGCGGCGATCACCGCCACGATGCCGCCGTGGTGGACGGTGCCGGCGACCTTCTCGAGCTCCTCGGGCGACACCTGGCGGTAGACGCGTTTGTTCTGCGCGAGGTAGGAACACATCTCACCCGCGCGCTTGCCGGTCTGCGCATCGAAGAAAAGCCGCAACACGTCGGCCGGGTGCCGCGCGAACAGCGTCGAGACCGCCTGCCAACCGCAGACGTTCAGCTCGGGATTTTTCGCGACGGCGCCCGGGGCGCGCTGCGGACGAGGATGACTCATGCGGCGCAGCATGGAGGGGCGCGGCGGCTTGGAAAGGGCTTTCGCGTCCTCGCCGCTTCTACGCAGTTCCGCGTAGACGGCCGTTTGATCTTTGCCGGCTGGCGGAGAACTCGCGCAGAAAGCCGGCATGGACCGCTTCCGTTCGTTTTTCCGACTCTGCCTGGCCACTGCGATCGTCGCCACCGCGGCGCATGCGCAGAGCGCTCCGATGTTCACTGTCACGCGCCTCGGCAATCTCGGCGGCTCGACGACGTTGCAGCCCTACGCGCTCAACGACTCCGGATTGATCGTCGGCTACGGCAACAGCTCGGCCCAGACCAGCGTTCACGCCTTCTCCTACAACGGCAGCTTTGCCGACCTCGGCACCCTCGGCGGCACGCAGAGCCGCGCCCTCGGCGTGAACAGCGCCGGCACCGTCGTCGGTTGGTCCCACCTCACCGGCTCCACCGACTACCACGCCTTCGCCTTCGCCGGCGGCACCATGACCGACCTCGGCACCCTCGGCGGCACCCTCAGCCAGGCCAACGACATCAACTCGTCCGGCATCATCGTCGGCACGTCCGGCACCGGCACCACCACCCACGGATTTCGCTACGCCAACGGCACCATGACCGATCTCGGCACGTTGCTCGGCCCCACCGGCGTCAGCTACGCGAATGCCATCAACTCCTCCGGCCTCATCGCCGGCCGCTCCAACGCCAGCCACACCGCCGACCACGCCGTCATCTGGTCCAGTGGCACCATGCTCGACCTCGGGTCGCTGTCGGGAGCCAGCGGTCTGAGCGAGGCCCAAGGCATCAACGACCTCGGCTGGGTGGCCGGCAACAGCACATTCGGCGCCGGTAACGTCGCCCAGCGTCATGCCTTCCTCTACGCCAACGGCACCATGACCGATCTCGGCTCGCTCGGCGGCAACAGCTGGGCGACCGACGTGAACAACGCCGGCCAAGTCGTCGGCTACAGTTACCTCGCCAACGGCTACACCATGCATCCGTTCTTCTACGACTACGCCGCGAGCGCGATGATCGACCTCACGGCCGTGGCCGACTTCGCCAGCGCGGGCTTCAACCTCGCCTACGGCCTCGGCCAAGCCTGGGACATCAACGAGGCGGGCCAGATCATCGGCTGGGGTATCACCACCCAATTCACCTACGAAGCGTTCCTGCTCACGCCTCTCGTCGCTCCCACGCCGCTCACCTCCGTGCCGGAGCCCTCGACCTGCGCCGCACTCGCCGGCGTGCTCGCCCTCGGCGCGGCCGCGTGGCGCCGGCGCCTGGCCTGAGACGGTCGAGCCGGCCGATGTTTCCGCGCCGCGGCGCACCGTCGTCACCTACGCAAGACAGCGTATGTCCGCCTCGGGAAAAATCGGGTAATTTTCAGTCCCCGATCCCACATGCACACCACCCTCTCCGATTGGATGAGCTGGGAAGGCGGCGTCGACCTCGTCGCCTGCACTGCTCCCGCGCTCGCGATGCCCAACGTCATCGTCCACGTCGCGCGCCTCGTCCACACGCCCCGCGGCAGCGCCGCCTCGGGCATGGTTTTGTTCCAACCCGACCCAGCCGCCGCGCCCGCGGTGCTGGGCTTCGTCTCCACCGACGCGCAGGTCGGAGCCTATTTCGGCCCGAGGATTTTCGCGGGCACGCCCTTCGAAGCCGCGCCGGTGCTCGCCGCCGAGATCGCCATCGACGTCACCGCCGACGCGGTCGGCGCCTTGGTGCGAGTCGGCGGCCACGAGCTTCGCACGCGCCTCACGCGCCTCTCCGCGCCCACACTCGTGCATCGCGCCCCGGAGCCGATGACGCCATTCTGGCAACAAGGCGTCGAGTGCGCCGCCGCGTCCGCGCAACTTTGGGTCGACGGCCGAGAGGTGCCGCTCCTCGTCCCGCCGGTCGGCATCACCGGCGGTCCCGCCGCGGTGCACGCCCCGTGCGGACTCTACGCCCGCTGAGCGCACTCTCCCGATGAGCGAACCGCTCTGGCAACCGCGCAGCGATCGCGCTGCGCGGCTTCTCGGGTTAGGCTTCTTCGCCGGTGGCGCCGGCCTGCTCTGGCAACAGGCAAGCGGCATCCTCTCCGCCGTCGCCGAGAGACGCGATGTTTCCTACTTCCACGCCGCCATCGCGCTCGGCGTTCTCGGCCTCGTGCTCGGCGTGTTCTGGATGGTGCGCGGTCTCGCCGGCTACACCGCTGTCCGCACCCTGCAAAAAAACCGCCGCGCGCTGCGTTGGTTCGGAGTCGCCGCCGCCGTGGTCCTCGGCGGCGTGTTTGTCGCGCTCCACGCCTGGCTCCAATCCCTCGGCTATGCCGACTGACGCCACTCAGCCGTCACCGCTTTCCCCCATGAAGCTCCGCCGCCGCTTCCTCACCCTCGCGCTCGCTTCCCTCGGTCTGCTCGCCGGCCTGCGGGCCGACGAACCCGCCGCCACCGCAGCACCCGCCAGTCCACCGGCTTTCAGCGCCGGCACCAAGCTCATCTACAAGTTGAGCAACGGCGGCACGATGCTCGTGGCCATCGACGCCTTCCCCGCGCGCACCGGCCCGGTGAAGTTCCGCTATCTGTTCTCCGATCTCGGCCCCCTCGGCACCATCACGATGACGAAGGAGGCCCTCGAATCCGCCACCGCGCTCCACAATAACTTCGATCGCGGCGATTTCACGCTCACCGACAAGACTTCCGTCTGGCTCTCGCAAAAAATCTTCGCCGCCGCCAAAGCCGGCCAACCCGTCGAGCTCGACCTCGGCGAGGACGGCAAGGTCGTCTTCAAGATCGATCCGGAGGGCGCGGGATTTTTCCCGCTGTCCTTCGATCACGAACGCACGCCCGATCTCGGCGGCGCGGTCGAGACCATCCTGCTCAAATCCGAGGACGGCGAAAAATCCATCCGCGTGAAGAACGACGCCGACGCGCCCATCATCGTCGACATGGATACCGGCAGCTTCCGTGTCCGCCTCTCGCTGCACCTTTGATCGCCGTTCCGATGCGCCGCGCGCTCGCCGTCTTCCTCACCGCCACTTCGCTCCTCGCCATTGCCCACGGCGAGGATGAGCTGCGCGCGCTGCATTTCAGCGGCGAGCCGATCGGCTCCGAGTATCCGCTCGCCCAAGGCATCGCCAGCGATGCGGTCGAACTGCTCGCCACCGACAAGTCCATCCGCCCGCCCGATGCCGAGGCCTCCGCCCTCCGCCAAGGCCAGCTCGTCCGCGCCTACGCCGAGGCGGTCCGCACCGAAGATTCGACCGACGCCGACCTCGCCGCTCAATCGCAGGCCCGGCGCGCGCTCATCCTCGCGCGCTTCGGCGCGGTGAACTTCGCCGCCGAGCTCGCCAACGACGCCCTGCCCCACGCCGCCGTGCGTGGCGAAGTCGCCCTCGCCCGCGCGTGGATGCTCTGGCACGCCGGCAACCTCGAAGCCGCGGACCAAGAGGCGGCGCACGCCACCGGCGCGCCCGCTTGGGCGCTCGCCGAGTGGCAGTCGCATCGCACGAAATTCGCACCGGCACTCGCGAAATTCCTCGCCGCAAAGGAGCCGGAAGACCCCTGCTCCACCGATTTCCTCGCCTACGCCGAACTCGCCGCCACCGCCCACGCCTACTACCGCGCCGACGGCCTCTATTTTCGCGCCGTCAGCAACCTCCAGCAGCAGCTCGCCGCCGAGAAGGATTTCCCGCCCGCCCAACTCCAGCGCGCCCGCCGCGGCTTCCGCGATCTTGTCCGTGCCATTCTCGGCGACGCCGCCCGCGAGCCCGGCGCCGGCCGCCTCGCGAGCATGCTCCTCGCCACCGCACGCGAAGTCTGCGCCACGCCGGCCCCGCGCGCCGATTGGGAAATCTATCTCGCGCTCGTGCACGAGATTCGCGCCACGCAACCGAGTTTCGATTTCGCCTTCCACGATCTCCACGGCGACCTCGCCCGCGCCGAAAAAGAGGCCGGCCTCGACCTGTCATGGCGCGAGAAGCTGAAGCCACTCCTCACCGATCCGCGCCTGCGCCTCGCCTCGCGCCTGCACCAGACGCTCGCACGGCTCGAGGCTCACCCCGGTGCCACACTCCTCGCCGAGCCGCTGGAAACCGAATTCACCGCCGAGCAACTCGCCACGCTGCGATCCTACTCCGCGCTCCTCGACACCGAGGAATCGGTGCTCGAACAGCTCTTCAAATCGCTTCCCACAGGTGCTCCCGCCGTGCCGCGTGAGGCCGAGTTCGTCGCCGCCGCCGCCAAGCTCCGCTACCGCCGCGCACTGCTCGACCGCGATTTCGACGCCGCGCGCGAACAGCTCGCGAAGCTCGAGCAATTCGCCGACGCCGACCCGTCCCTCTCGCTCGACGCCTATCGCGCCCGCATCACGACGCTCGAGCAAGGTCCTTTCCTCACCGCCTACGCGCAGCTCCTGCGTTATCCGGCAACCGACGTGCCCGAGAAGCACCTCGAGGCGGCGCTCGCCACCGCACGCGACATCGAGGCCCTGCTCACGGCGCGTCACGGCGACGGTTATCTATCCAAGCCCGATCTTCCCGCCGCCGACATCGCCCTCGTCCAGCGCCTGCACCACCTCCACCTCATCGTCGCCCTCAGCACGGGTAGCAGCATCTTCGCCGCCGAGCGCGCGCTCGCCGACCTGCGCCGCTGGTGCGACCCGCAGAAGCATCCCGCCTTCGAACCGTTGCCGCGCGCGATCGCGGCCGTCGCCGACCTGCCCGCGCAGGACGAGTCCTTCAAGCCCGAGGAGAAAAAGATGTGGGACCTCCTCGTCACCGGCAAGGGCGACCCCGCCTACCCCGAACGCCTCCGCCAGCTCATGCGCGATGATCCCGATCGCTGGACGCCCCACATGCTGCTCCCGGTGGCCTACTGGCGCATCGACCGCGACGACCTCGCCCTCGAATCCATCGCCGAGACCCGCCAGCGCGTTCGCGTCAACAAAGCCTCGCTCGCGGTCCTCGACACCCTGGTCAACAACAACGACACCGTTCTCTATCTCCGCCGCATCGTCTCCGAGCTTCAGAAAGCTCCCGCGGCCGATCGCGCCGCCAAGGCCGCCGAGGTCATCAAGTCCGCGAACGTCGTCGTCACGGGCCTCTCGCACGCCTACTGCGCCGATCAGCCGATCGCATTCGCGAAACTCACCGCCCCCGCCCAGCGCATCTACGCTTTCAGCCTCGCCGCCTTCGTCCATGCGCGCCTGGCCCAGCAGCAACTGCGTGAGGCCATCGGCATCTTCCGCGTTCTCGAACTGCTCCATCACGCCGAGGCTCTCGACTTCGTCCGCCCTTCCCTCGCGGGCTACGCCTTGACCAACGACCTCCCCGACGAGGCCGCGCGCGCCTCATTCCGCGCCTTGCTCGGCAACACGCCGATGTCCGTCGATCAACTCAAGGGCACCCTCGCCCAGATGGCCAAATACGCCGACGCCGGCTCGCTCACCGCCGAGCTTTCCGCCGTCCTCGTGCCCTACCGCGCCCGCGACTTCCGGCGCGCCCGCGAGAATTTCGCCAAGCTCCAGCGCACCTACGGCGTCGTCCAATCGTTCGCCGCGCAACTCGCCGTCATCGACGACCTCCTCGTCACCACCGGCGAGGAATTCACCATCGATTTCTCCGAGAGCACCACGTCCCTCGTCTCACGCCGCGACCAGATCCAGCTCCAAGCTTCCAACTACAGCAGCTCGAACTACGCCGCCCTCGCCGACGCCTACCAAAACAACCTCTACACACCCCAGCGCCGCCACCTCGAGGATCTCTGCCGGGACATCGACGCCCTCAACGCGCAAATCTCCACCATCGAAGCCCGCAACCGCGCCAAACAAGACGCGGACCGCCGCCACGACGACACCATCCGCGAAAAAAACTACGCCCGCCTGCGTCGCCTCATGGCGCTATGAGTGTCCGCTCCGTCCCACCGTCTCTCTCCCCGCCCATGCGTCTCGCCTCCCTCGCCTTTCTCGCCGCCACCTCACTCACGGCGCACGCCGTCACCTTCCCGGACCAACCCGATCCCGCCTACGCCGACGGCACCAAGTTCGCCGCGGAGGAACTCGCCCTCGCCCTCCGCGCCAAGAACCTTGAAGACGCCGGCAAAGTCGCCGAGTCCGTCAAAGCCTACGACGACTTCCGCGAGCGACTCGCCGCCGAGATGGCCGCGCGACTCGCGCACAACGCCGACCTCAGCCTCGCCACCATCAACCCCTGGTTGCCCGAACCGGCGCGCCATCAGGCCCAGCTCGAAATCGAAAACTCGATCCCCGAGCTTCACTCGCTCTCCCTGCGCCTCGGCACGCAATATTCCCTCCAGTCCTCGTTGATCGAAAAACTCGGCAAGACTCCCTCCGACGAAGTCGCCGCGCGCACCAGCGGCTACGAATTCCTGCGCAACATCCAGACCGCGCTCAACCTCGTCGCCCTGGCCCAGCCCGCGGACTACCGCGCCCGTCGCGCCGTCGCGCTGGCACTTCGCGCCGACACACTCGCCGAAAAGCCCCTCGCATCCGCCATCGCCACCGCCCGCGCCCTGCCGCCTCCTGCCGATGCAGTGGCCAAGTTCGCCGCCGGCCTCGCCCAAGCGCGCGAACATCTCACCTCGCTCACCGCCGACACTCTCGCACTCGATGCCGTTTGCTCCGAACTGATCGTCTCCGATCCCGCCCGCGCCGCGTATTGGATCCAGCGCGCCCACGTCCGCCTCGCCCGCGGCTGGCGTCGCGGTGCCGTGGCCGACTTCCTCGTCGCCGCCGCCCTTGCGCCGCAGGACGACGGCCTCGCCGCGCTCCGCACGGCCATCCAA
This window of the Candidatus Didemnitutus sp. genome carries:
- a CDS encoding cyclase family protein — encoded protein: MKLIDISRPLQNGMVVWPGDTATEFSFAATKAGGYSANVGRLVTSMHAGTHVDAPYHFADAGAKIDEVPLDAYVGPARVIDARGRDELTPELFAPFDWAATPRALIRTDCWKNPAAFPAGWPRYAPGLPAWLGAHGVRLIGMDFPSVDQPTSKDLPTHHALEAARVLILENLDLHAVDPGVYELIALPLKVRGGDGSPVRAVLRCD
- the kynU gene encoding kynureninase encodes the protein MSFSENHARAAALDRTDPLARFRAEFHLPAGQIYLDGNSLGLLSRPAEAAARRVLDEWRTLGIGGWTDAATPWVSFSETIAAQLAPLLGAAPDEVGVTGSTTSNLHQLLATLFDPAHASRRVILGDELNFPSDAHAIASHLRLRGLDPATHYREVRSRDGRTLREDDIIAAFAPDVQVAVLPSVLFTSGQLLDLARLTREVHARGILIGFDCSHSVGAVPHNLDADDVDFAFWCSYKYLNAGPGAVGGLYLNRRHHTRAPGLAGWWGVAPGRRFAMSHTHEAETGAAALHVGTPHILSVAPLQGALELFTAAGGIAPLREKSLALTAWLIELADTHLAPLGFSVVTPREPARRGGHVSLAHPEAWRLCQALKAAGIVPDFRPPDVVRLAPTALYNSYSDCVAAIERLHHIAHTRSYETFPAQRGSVT
- a CDS encoding DUF3466 family protein, which translates into the protein MDRFRSFFRLCLATAIVATAAHAQSAPMFTVTRLGNLGGSTTLQPYALNDSGLIVGYGNSSAQTSVHAFSYNGSFADLGTLGGTQSRALGVNSAGTVVGWSHLTGSTDYHAFAFAGGTMTDLGTLGGTLSQANDINSSGIIVGTSGTGTTTHGFRYANGTMTDLGTLLGPTGVSYANAINSSGLIAGRSNASHTADHAVIWSSGTMLDLGSLSGASGLSEAQGINDLGWVAGNSTFGAGNVAQRHAFLYANGTMTDLGSLGGNSWATDVNNAGQVVGYSYLANGYTMHPFFYDYAASAMIDLTAVADFASAGFNLAYGLGQAWDINEAGQIIGWGITTQFTYEAFLLTPLVAPTPLTSVPEPSTCAALAGVLALGAAAWRRRLA
- a CDS encoding FAD-binding oxidoreductase, which produces MNKPIWDDAPWEPLPQLEGVVRADVCVVGLGGSGLAALEELRARGVEAVGIDARGAGAGAAGRNGGFVLAGLAKFYHDTVAQFGSEVAAGIYRATAEEIQRQAAALPGVFKLNGSLRIAATPAEMEDCRAHLAALQADGFPVEWYRGPEGEGLLLPTDGVFQPLARVRAVARRLREQGVRLFERSPLKKLVPGQVVSDAGVVVADTVIVAVDGRLERIFPELAGRVRTARLQMLATAPTREVSLPRAVYWRYGYEYWQQLADGSIALGGFRDHALEDEWTQSAEPTDYIQEKIERFLRGHLGVNAPVTHRWAASVGYTSDGLPLLEEVRPKVWALGGYCGTGNIVGSLCGRAAAARACGERSPWAELLGQARSRGAV
- a CDS encoding RNA methyltransferase; this translates as MSHPRPQRAPGAVAKNPELNVCGWQAVSTLFARHPADVLRLFFDAQTGKRAGEMCSYLAQNKRVYRQVSPEELEKVAGTVHHGGIVAVIAARPLCRVTPDVLAAWAQAKAPLLLLDRVSNANNLGAIVRSAAYFGVRAIVIPDAPGQALPSEAAYRVAEGGMEFVEFFRVPSLPDFCATLKRSHYLVGTSLRGTQLSPREVRDRGLPRPPAIVLGNEEKGIAPTVAAACDRLVKIPGAETVESLNVSAAAAVLCWEFFGAR